A stretch of the Harpia harpyja isolate bHarHar1 chromosome 5, bHarHar1 primary haplotype, whole genome shotgun sequence genome encodes the following:
- the TCF24 gene encoding transcription factor 24: MTQPPAREGAVAAARAGGGGSPAARYDPTPPHPSAAPSYKRRRGAGRGATGRDGTGRDGGGCAGQTRSGRERPRISSDVGVKLLKQKILLQGAPEEMRFLAGQSQKKPLPTRESQDLRHLEGPSPPGKSPMDCGHLAEGSEEISSPGVEPDPLLPSAAGSNSCPPSAAGQRAGAPPGRPAAANAARERSRVQTLRHAFLELQKTLPSVPPDTKLSKLDVLLLATTYIAHLTRSLQDEEESPGEALGTLRGDGYLHPVKKWPMRSRLYIGATGQFLTHSAQGDSANQGETSTTSQI; encoded by the exons ATGACCCAGCCGCCCGCCCGGGAAGGGGCGGTCGCTGCCgcccgggctggcgggggggggagcccggcggCCAGGTACGACCCGACCCCGCCGCACCCATCGGCCGCGCCGTCTTATAAGCGGCGCCGCGGGGCCGGACGCGGCgcgacgggacgggacgggacgggacgggacggagGGGGCTGCGCCGGGCAGACCCGCTCCGGACGGGAACG GCCCAGGATTTCATCCGATGTAGGCGTGAAGCTCCTAAAACAGAAAATCCTACTTCAAGGTGCGCCCGAGGAAATGAGGTTTTTAG CTGGGCAGTCACAGAAAAAGCCGCTCCCAACACGTGAAAGCCAGGATCTGAGACACCTAGA AGGGCCCTCCCCGCCGGGGAAGTCACCAATGGACTGTGGACACTTAGCTGAGGGCAGCGAGGAGATCTCCAGCCCGGGCGTGGAGCCCGATCCCCTGCTGCCTTCTGCGGCCGGCAGCAATTCCTGCCCGCCCTCGGCGGCAGGACAGCGGGCCGGGGCACCTCCTGGCAGACCCGCCGCTGCTAATGCCGCTCGAGAGCGCAGTCGGGTTCAAACCCTGCGCCATGCCTTCCTCGAGCTGCAGAAGACTCTCCCCTCTGTGCCGCCCGACACCAAGCTCTCCAAGCTGGACGTGCTCCTCCTGGCCACCACCTATATCGCACACCTCACTCGCAGCCTTCAGGATGAGGAAGAGTCACCGGGAGAGGCCTTGGGTACCCTCCGAGGGGATGGATACCTCCACCCTGTCAAG AAGTGGCCGATGCGTTCCAGGTTATACATTGGAGCTACAGGACAGTTTTTGACTCACTCGGCACAAGGAGACAGTGCAAACCAAGGAGAAACATCAACAACTTCACAAATCTGA